A window of Micrococcus endophyticus contains these coding sequences:
- a CDS encoding DUF2809 domain-containing protein, whose translation MSTSTSDPGPRPAARPRRRRPLVAGAAVVVVLTGLGVRLLLAGAWTGPVGDALYAVLVYLGVAFLLPRRSAWAVGAIALALCTAIELFQLTGLPLAWAEAFGPARLVFGTSFVASDLALYALGVVAATTADLLVSRARR comes from the coding sequence GTGAGCACGTCGACCTCGGACCCCGGCCCGCGCCCTGCCGCACGCCCGCGCCGACGTCGGCCACTGGTGGCCGGGGCCGCCGTCGTGGTGGTGCTGACGGGGCTGGGGGTGCGCCTGCTCCTGGCGGGGGCGTGGACCGGACCCGTGGGCGACGCCCTCTACGCGGTGCTCGTGTACCTGGGGGTCGCGTTCCTGCTGCCGCGGCGGTCGGCGTGGGCGGTGGGCGCGATCGCCCTGGCGCTGTGCACGGCGATCGAGCTGTTCCAGCTCACCGGCCTGCCCCTGGCGTGGGCGGAGGCGTTCGGGCCGGCACGGCTGGTGTTCGGGACGTCCTTCGTGGCGAGCGACCTGGCCCTCTACGCGCTCGGCGTGGTCGCGGCGACGACGGCGGACCTGCTCGTCTCCCGCGCCCGGCGCTGA
- a CDS encoding 4a-hydroxytetrahydrobiopterin dehydratase, with protein MSENTADTPRPDPFHVLRTSEVAAADLADWRLLAGRLKARFVPEDYAAGLEFVAAVGAAAQAADHHPDLTLTYGDVVVALSSHDVHGVTVRDVRMARRISDLAREHGLRSEPTGLSVVEIGLDTARDEEHGRFYAALLGAETVPGGSVEHPGGQTPALWWQGPEPASSAGHFTLPEPEVEQRWHLDVWVAPEEAQPRLQAVLDAGGRLLSDASAPAFWVVEDVEGNRSCICTALRPDHEDQE; from the coding sequence ATGAGCGAGAACACCGCCGACACGCCCCGCCCCGACCCGTTCCACGTCCTGCGCACGAGCGAGGTGGCCGCCGCCGACCTGGCCGACTGGCGCCTGCTCGCCGGCCGGCTCAAGGCCCGGTTCGTGCCGGAGGACTACGCCGCCGGCCTCGAGTTCGTGGCCGCGGTGGGGGCGGCCGCCCAGGCCGCCGACCACCATCCAGACCTCACGCTGACCTACGGGGACGTGGTCGTCGCCCTCTCCAGCCACGACGTCCACGGCGTCACCGTCCGGGACGTGCGCATGGCCCGCCGGATCAGCGACCTCGCCCGGGAGCACGGGCTGCGCTCGGAGCCGACCGGGCTGTCCGTCGTCGAGATCGGCCTGGACACCGCCCGGGACGAGGAGCACGGCCGGTTCTACGCGGCCCTGCTGGGCGCCGAGACGGTGCCCGGCGGCAGCGTGGAGCACCCGGGCGGGCAGACCCCCGCGCTGTGGTGGCAGGGCCCCGAACCGGCCAGCTCGGCGGGGCACTTCACCCTGCCCGAGCCGGAGGTGGAGCAGCGCTGGCACCTGGACGTGTGGGTCGCCCCCGAGGAGGCGCAGCCCCGGCTGCAGGCCGTGCTCGACGCCGGCGGGCGGCTCCTCAGCGACGCCTCGGCGCCGGCGTTCTGGGTGGTCGAGGACGTGGAGGGCAACCGCTCCTGCATCTGCACGGCGCTGCGCCCGGACCACGAGGACCAGGAGTGA
- a CDS encoding DsbA family oxidoreductase, translating into MSPFETAEDRVTVDVWSDVMCPFCLIGDTLLDQAADAAEHPVDIRYHSFQLQPDLPADRPQPVLDMLVAAKGITREQAEAMDAQITARGAEVGVTFRQDIAQAVNTRDAHRLSHLAAEHGLQHAVIRRLFEAYFTEGRNVADHEVLADLAAEAGLDRDAALAALASDAHAQDVDEDVETARRLGIHGVPFFVVDGKYAISGAQPLEVFQRALATAWAEKPGR; encoded by the coding sequence ATGAGCCCCTTCGAGACCGCCGAGGACCGCGTCACCGTGGACGTGTGGAGCGACGTGATGTGCCCGTTCTGCCTGATCGGGGACACGCTGCTGGACCAGGCCGCGGACGCCGCCGAGCACCCCGTGGACATCCGGTACCACTCGTTCCAGCTCCAGCCGGACCTGCCGGCGGACCGCCCGCAGCCCGTCCTGGACATGCTCGTGGCCGCCAAGGGCATCACCCGCGAGCAGGCCGAGGCCATGGACGCGCAGATCACCGCCCGCGGCGCCGAGGTGGGCGTGACGTTCCGCCAGGACATCGCGCAGGCCGTGAACACGCGGGACGCGCACCGGCTCTCCCACCTCGCGGCCGAGCACGGCCTCCAGCACGCGGTGATCCGCCGCCTCTTCGAGGCCTACTTCACCGAGGGCCGCAACGTGGCCGACCACGAGGTGCTCGCCGACCTCGCCGCGGAGGCCGGCCTGGACCGGGACGCCGCGCTCGCCGCCCTCGCCTCGGACGCCCACGCGCAGGACGTGGACGAGGACGTGGAGACCGCCCGACGCCTGGGCATCCACGGCGTCCCGTTCTTCGTGGTGGACGGCAAGTACGCCATCTCCGGCGCCCAGCCCCTCGAGGTGTTCCAGCGCGCGCTGGCCACCGCGTGGGCGGAGAAGCCGGGCCGCTGA
- a CDS encoding spermidine synthase, producing the protein MSAHPASGRTVHLSASGEDARILPDELGGFVLEIGGAVQSHVDPAEPTAIRYEYLRRVANVLDGVAPAGAPVRVLHLGAGALTLPRYVQATRPGSAQTAVDLDRELVSFVLAELPMPAGTDLDSVVADARLAAVDLLMDGERFDAVVLDIGTGEDGAEHLRGAAFYGELLGLLTDTGALLVNIGDDDGLRFLAAELGALEAACAEAGVPGPWTLASADMLERLELGNAVLAAGPALRAGAAPGGTPSDADGDAGPLTPAALLARGPHPGAVLDEAESAALARRIGGR; encoded by the coding sequence ATGTCAGCGCACCCCGCCTCCGGCCGCACCGTCCATCTCTCCGCCTCCGGGGAGGACGCCCGGATCCTGCCCGACGAGCTGGGCGGGTTCGTCCTGGAGATCGGCGGCGCGGTGCAGTCTCACGTGGACCCGGCCGAGCCCACGGCCATCCGGTACGAGTATCTGCGGCGGGTGGCGAACGTGCTCGACGGCGTCGCCCCGGCGGGTGCGCCGGTGCGGGTCCTGCACCTGGGCGCGGGCGCGCTGACGCTGCCGCGGTACGTGCAGGCCACCCGCCCCGGTTCGGCGCAGACGGCCGTGGACCTGGACCGCGAGCTCGTGTCCTTCGTGCTCGCCGAGCTGCCGATGCCGGCCGGCACGGACCTGGACTCGGTGGTCGCGGACGCCCGCCTGGCCGCGGTCGACCTGCTCATGGACGGGGAGCGGTTCGACGCCGTCGTCCTGGACATCGGCACCGGTGAGGACGGGGCCGAGCACCTGCGCGGCGCCGCGTTCTACGGCGAGCTGCTCGGCCTGCTGACGGACACGGGGGCGCTGCTGGTCAACATCGGCGACGACGACGGCCTGCGCTTCCTCGCCGCCGAGCTGGGCGCGCTGGAGGCGGCGTGCGCCGAGGCGGGCGTCCCCGGGCCGTGGACGCTGGCCTCGGCGGACATGCTCGAGCGGCTCGAGCTGGGCAACGCGGTGCTGGCGGCCGGGCCGGCCCTGCGCGCGGGCGCCGCGCCGGGCGGCACCCCGAGCGACGCGGACGGCGACGCCGGTCCGCTCACCCCCGCCGCCCTGCTCGCCCGCGGCCCGCATCCGGGCGCGGTGCTGGACGAGGCGGAGTCGGCGGCGCTGGCCCGGCGGATCGGCGGGCGCTGA
- a CDS encoding DMT family transporter, whose product MSPEPVRPPRADAPRPGEPARPGVPARAGAAGRGVLFLLAIAAGATIPVQARLNGGLAERAGDPTLAAVVSFTAGLLLIAAIALATPWGRRSLTAVRPALADGRVGWWYLLAGMVGGSMVLTQALTVGVIGVAVFTVAVVAGQLIGGMTVDRLGLTPAGVRTLTPRRIAGAVLALASVALVVGPQLADARGGPLWLLVALAPLAVGLATSGQQALNARQAAAYGSIVPVTLINFVAGASALAVVHLAAVAVRGGGGVLPGPAHWWLYLGGPLGCLFIAVSAYLVPRVGAFLALLGLVCGKLLGSLAVDALAPAGGAGVTALTLVGTAGALAAAVLAAGGSRRSGPRPQLSR is encoded by the coding sequence ATGAGCCCCGAGCCCGTCCGACCCCCGCGCGCCGATGCCCCGCGCCCCGGTGAGCCCGCGCGCCCCGGTGTCCCCGCACGCGCCGGCGCCGCCGGTCGCGGGGTGCTGTTCCTGCTGGCGATCGCCGCCGGCGCCACCATCCCCGTGCAGGCCCGGCTCAACGGCGGGCTCGCCGAGCGGGCCGGCGACCCGACGCTGGCCGCCGTCGTCTCCTTCACCGCCGGGCTCCTGCTCATCGCCGCGATCGCGCTGGCCACCCCGTGGGGGCGACGCTCCCTGACCGCGGTGCGGCCCGCGCTCGCGGACGGGCGGGTGGGGTGGTGGTACCTGCTCGCGGGCATGGTGGGCGGCTCGATGGTGCTGACCCAGGCCCTCACGGTGGGCGTGATCGGCGTGGCGGTGTTCACCGTGGCCGTGGTGGCCGGCCAGCTGATCGGCGGGATGACCGTGGACCGGCTCGGCCTCACGCCGGCCGGGGTGCGGACGCTGACGCCGCGGCGGATCGCCGGGGCCGTGCTCGCCCTGGCCTCCGTGGCGCTCGTGGTGGGCCCGCAGCTCGCGGACGCCCGGGGCGGGCCGCTGTGGCTGCTGGTCGCGCTCGCGCCGCTGGCCGTGGGCCTGGCCACGAGCGGGCAGCAGGCCCTGAACGCGCGCCAGGCCGCGGCCTACGGGAGCATCGTCCCGGTGACGCTGATCAACTTCGTGGCCGGCGCCTCCGCCCTGGCCGTGGTGCACCTGGCGGCCGTGGCGGTGCGCGGGGGCGGGGGAGTCCTGCCCGGCCCCGCGCACTGGTGGCTGTACCTGGGCGGCCCGCTCGGGTGCCTGTTCATCGCCGTCAGCGCCTACCTGGTGCCGCGGGTGGGCGCGTTCCTGGCCCTGCTCGGCTTGGTGTGCGGCAAGCTGCTGGGCTCGCTCGCGGTGGACGCCCTCGCCCCGGCCGGTGGGGCCGGCGTCACGGCGCTCACCCTCGTGGGCACCGCCGGCGCCCTGGCCGCGGCGGTGCTGGCGGCGGGCGGGTCGCGCCGGAGCGGGCCGCGCCCTCAGCTCAGTCGTTGA
- a CDS encoding ABC transporter ATP-binding protein yields the protein MASVSFRSATRQYPNAPRPAVNRLDLEIADGEFLVLVGPSGCGKSTSLRMLAGLEELSSGSIHIGDRDVTDVDPKDRDIAMVFQNYALYPHMTVADNMGFALKIAGVPADERRRRVEDAAKLLDLTEYLDRKPKALSGGQRQRVAMGRAIVRNPQVFLMDEPLSNLDAKLRVQTRAQIAQLTRRLGTTTVYVTHDQTEAMTMGDRVAVLKDGTLQQVDTPRSLYEKPVNVFVAGFIGSPAMNIFRMPVAADGVHWGESVIPVDRATLADAGQSVDLGVRPENLEITDRGGLAVEVDTVEELGADAYVYGHATIGGEERLITLRTAGYTAPEKGAVVHVVPDPARVHLFHAESGQRLND from the coding sequence ATGGCCTCCGTGAGCTTCCGCTCCGCCACCCGTCAGTACCCCAACGCCCCGCGCCCCGCCGTGAACCGCCTGGACCTGGAGATCGCCGACGGCGAGTTCCTCGTGCTCGTGGGCCCCTCCGGCTGCGGCAAGTCCACCTCCCTGCGCATGCTCGCCGGCCTCGAGGAGCTCTCCTCCGGGAGCATCCACATCGGGGACCGGGACGTCACGGACGTGGACCCCAAGGACCGGGACATCGCGATGGTGTTCCAGAACTACGCGCTCTACCCCCACATGACCGTGGCGGACAACATGGGCTTCGCCCTCAAGATCGCGGGCGTCCCCGCAGACGAGCGCCGGCGCCGGGTGGAGGACGCCGCGAAGCTGCTGGACCTGACGGAGTACCTGGACCGCAAGCCCAAGGCGCTCTCCGGCGGCCAGCGCCAGCGCGTGGCCATGGGCCGGGCGATCGTGCGGAACCCGCAGGTCTTCCTCATGGACGAGCCGCTGTCCAACCTGGACGCCAAGCTGCGCGTCCAGACCCGCGCGCAGATCGCCCAGCTCACGCGGCGCCTGGGCACCACCACCGTGTACGTGACCCACGACCAGACCGAGGCCATGACCATGGGCGACCGCGTGGCGGTGCTCAAGGACGGCACCCTCCAGCAGGTGGACACCCCCCGCAGCCTCTACGAGAAGCCCGTCAACGTGTTCGTGGCCGGGTTCATCGGCTCCCCCGCGATGAACATCTTCCGCATGCCGGTGGCCGCCGACGGCGTGCACTGGGGCGAGAGCGTGATCCCCGTGGACCGGGCGACCCTGGCCGACGCCGGGCAGAGCGTGGACCTGGGCGTCCGCCCGGAGAACCTCGAGATCACGGACCGGGGCGGCCTGGCCGTGGAGGTGGACACCGTGGAGGAGCTCGGCGCCGACGCCTACGTGTACGGCCACGCCACGATCGGCGGCGAGGAGCGCCTGATCACCCTGCGCACCGCCGGCTACACGGCCCCGGAGAAGGGCGCCGTGGTCCACGTGGTGCCGGACCCGGCGCGCGTGCACCTGTTCCACGCCGAGAGCGGGCAGCGCCTCAACGACTGA
- a CDS encoding LacI family DNA-binding transcriptional regulator: MVGIKDVARMAGVSAATASRALTGSGPVAPSTRARIQEAVAALGYVPDAAASSLASGRTRNIGLVTPSVHRWFFAAVLEGAADELVRRRYDLTLYDVGQDHDRRSAVLTDLLPRRRLDALVTLSFRLSPFELDGLARLGRPVVVVGGRLPSGEALPEWFTAVQVDDARAARMATGHLIELGHRQIAYMGRVADDIEFQVSTERTRGFLDALAAAGLRTPADWMLPADFTMGDAYHRARALLADPERRPTAVLCISDEMAMGTLLAAQSLGLRVPEDVSVMGLDGHPDAARLGISTVDQTPVDQGRRAVRLALGALDGTPHPPRILHHLALQPRASTAPP, translated from the coding sequence ATGGTCGGCATCAAGGACGTCGCCCGCATGGCGGGCGTCTCGGCGGCCACCGCCTCCCGCGCCCTGACAGGCTCCGGCCCGGTGGCGCCGTCCACGCGCGCCCGCATCCAGGAGGCCGTGGCCGCCCTCGGCTACGTGCCCGACGCCGCGGCCTCCTCGCTGGCCTCCGGCCGGACCCGGAACATCGGCCTCGTGACCCCCTCCGTCCACCGCTGGTTCTTCGCCGCCGTCCTGGAGGGCGCGGCGGACGAGCTCGTCCGCCGCCGCTACGACCTCACGCTCTACGACGTGGGCCAGGACCACGACCGCCGCTCGGCCGTCCTGACCGACCTGCTGCCCCGCCGCCGCCTGGACGCCCTCGTCACCCTCTCCTTCCGGCTCAGCCCGTTCGAGCTCGACGGCCTGGCGCGGCTCGGCCGGCCCGTCGTCGTGGTGGGCGGCCGCCTGCCCTCCGGCGAGGCGCTCCCGGAGTGGTTCACGGCGGTCCAGGTGGACGACGCGCGGGCGGCCCGCATGGCCACCGGGCACCTGATCGAGCTGGGGCACCGGCAGATCGCCTACATGGGGCGCGTGGCGGACGACATCGAGTTCCAGGTCAGCACCGAGCGCACCCGCGGCTTCCTGGACGCCCTCGCCGCGGCGGGCCTGCGGACGCCGGCCGACTGGATGCTGCCCGCCGACTTCACGATGGGCGACGCCTACCACCGCGCCCGCGCCCTGCTCGCGGACCCGGAGCGCCGGCCCACCGCCGTGCTCTGCATCTCCGACGAGATGGCCATGGGCACCCTCTTGGCCGCGCAGTCCCTGGGCCTGCGCGTCCCCGAGGACGTGTCCGTGATGGGCCTGGACGGCCACCCGGACGCGGCCCGGCTCGGGATCAGCACCGTGGACCAGACCCCCGTGGACCAGGGCCGCCGCGCCGTGCGCCTCGCGCTCGGCGCCCTCGACGGCACCCCCCACCCGCCCCGCATCCTCCACCACCTGGCCCTGCAACCCCGGGCGAGCACCGCGCCGCCGTGA
- a CDS encoding sugar ABC transporter substrate-binding protein, which translates to MTSTTPRAALRRPLGLTLTAAFSALALTACGGGGGTAASSSPAAGGSASSSAGGGSDQGAASSSSAGQDLTEAGAATITMWVDQNRQKPLQAVAEDFKEDTGITVELVVKDNSTMKDDFITQTPTGEGPDVIVGAHDWIGSLVQNGTIAPLELGDTADAFSETSVQAVTYDGQTWGVPYSVENVAILRNTALAEETPASFDEMIAEGQKAVDAGDADYPFVVGLDPVNGDPYHLYPFQTSMGAPVFEQQEDGSYDVSSLAMGGAEGQAFAEKLAEYGESGVLNPNMTADIAKEQFNTGKAAYFITGPWNVDEAEEAGVDFAVEEIPSMGDQPAQPFVGVNAFFVSAESENQLAANEFVVNYLSSEEAQDALYAEGKRPPALTASFEKAAVDETVKAFGEIGEDGVPMPAAPEMGAVFEFWGGAEMSIIKGEGDPVQTWDKMISDIEGRIGQ; encoded by the coding sequence ATGACGTCCACCACCCCTCGCGCCGCCCTGCGTCGCCCCCTCGGCCTGACGCTGACCGCCGCGTTCTCCGCCCTCGCGCTCACCGCGTGTGGTGGCGGCGGCGGGACCGCCGCCTCCTCGAGCCCCGCCGCGGGCGGATCCGCGTCGAGCTCCGCCGGGGGCGGCTCGGACCAGGGCGCCGCGTCGTCGTCCTCCGCCGGCCAGGACCTCACCGAGGCCGGGGCCGCCACCATCACCATGTGGGTGGACCAGAACCGCCAGAAGCCGCTGCAGGCCGTGGCGGAGGACTTCAAGGAGGACACCGGGATCACCGTGGAGCTGGTGGTCAAGGACAACTCGACGATGAAGGACGACTTCATCACGCAGACCCCCACTGGCGAGGGCCCGGACGTGATCGTGGGCGCCCACGACTGGATCGGCTCGCTCGTGCAGAACGGCACCATCGCCCCGCTCGAGCTCGGGGACACCGCGGACGCGTTCTCGGAGACCTCCGTCCAGGCCGTGACCTACGACGGCCAGACCTGGGGCGTGCCCTACTCGGTGGAGAACGTGGCCATCCTGCGCAACACCGCGCTGGCCGAGGAGACCCCCGCCTCCTTCGACGAGATGATCGCCGAGGGCCAGAAGGCCGTGGACGCCGGCGACGCGGACTACCCGTTCGTGGTGGGCCTGGACCCCGTGAACGGCGATCCGTACCACCTGTACCCGTTCCAGACCTCCATGGGCGCCCCGGTGTTCGAGCAGCAGGAGGACGGCTCCTACGACGTCAGCTCCCTCGCCATGGGCGGCGCCGAGGGCCAGGCCTTCGCCGAGAAGCTCGCCGAGTACGGCGAGTCCGGCGTGCTGAACCCGAACATGACCGCGGACATCGCCAAGGAGCAGTTCAACACGGGCAAGGCGGCCTACTTCATCACCGGCCCGTGGAACGTGGACGAGGCCGAGGAAGCCGGCGTCGACTTCGCCGTGGAGGAGATCCCGTCGATGGGCGACCAGCCCGCGCAGCCGTTCGTGGGCGTCAACGCGTTCTTCGTCTCCGCCGAGTCCGAGAACCAGCTGGCCGCCAACGAGTTCGTGGTCAACTACCTCTCCAGCGAGGAGGCCCAGGACGCGCTGTACGCCGAGGGCAAGCGCCCGCCGGCCCTGACCGCCTCCTTCGAGAAGGCCGCCGTGGACGAGACCGTCAAGGCGTTCGGCGAGATCGGCGAGGACGGCGTGCCCATGCCGGCGGCCCCGGAGATGGGCGCCGTGTTCGAGTTCTGGGGCGGTGCCGAGATGAGCATCATCAAGGGCGAGGGCGACCCCGTCCAGACCTGGGACAAGATGATCTCGGACATCGAGGGCCGCATCGGCCAGTGA